One region of Flavobacterium sp. KACC 22763 genomic DNA includes:
- a CDS encoding TolC family protein, with translation MKEILNQYKNADVQFLRTTKSAVVITGILLLTACSAPKVSTKLDAAKLPENFDAQRKEASNETFIPLKTETFFKDPKLEALLKKAIAKNPDYLIMQERILIANSHLKVAKLALLPSLDFVADASGTHYGKYTMEGVGNFDTNFSQNITDKQKINENVSPNFFLGAKVSWEADIWGKLSNRKKAAQQRFFASQQGMRFLQTRLLSDVADLYFKLIALDKQKSIYDNNLKTQERALDIVSAQRSVGKATELAVQQFNAQNNNIHAEASELHLSIDQTEKALLTLLGEYGGKIDRSNDFLAGHLEVLNQKISVDSIIHKRPDVSEAYFELLASNADAKSARAAFFPTVNLGGYAGFNSFSFNTLFDAGSFAWQLLGGLTAPVFNKGQIKQEFYVSNRRQEISFLQYQNAVTTAFNELSALLHRNEAYEDVLKYKLNEIDHLEIAVNVSNDLYLSGYANYLEIINAQKNKLQAELDFVDIQLRNANSQVLLYKALGGGIN, from the coding sequence ATGAAAGAGATATTAAATCAATATAAAAATGCTGATGTGCAGTTTCTAAGGACAACCAAAAGTGCCGTTGTAATAACCGGAATTTTACTTTTGACAGCTTGTTCTGCACCTAAAGTCAGTACAAAACTAGACGCTGCAAAGCTTCCAGAAAATTTTGATGCACAAAGAAAAGAAGCATCAAACGAGACTTTTATTCCATTAAAAACAGAAACCTTTTTTAAAGACCCAAAATTAGAAGCTTTATTAAAGAAAGCCATTGCCAAGAATCCTGATTACTTAATTATGCAGGAAAGAATTTTAATTGCCAATTCACATTTAAAAGTGGCAAAACTGGCGCTTCTTCCTTCTTTAGATTTTGTGGCGGATGCTTCGGGAACGCATTACGGAAAATATACGATGGAAGGCGTTGGGAACTTTGATACTAACTTTTCTCAGAATATTACAGACAAACAAAAAATCAATGAAAATGTTTCTCCTAACTTTTTTCTAGGAGCAAAAGTTTCTTGGGAAGCGGATATCTGGGGAAAACTAAGCAACCGTAAAAAAGCAGCGCAACAGCGATTTTTTGCTTCACAACAAGGAATGCGATTTTTGCAAACACGTCTTTTAAGTGATGTTGCCGACTTGTATTTCAAGCTGATTGCTTTAGATAAACAAAAGTCGATTTACGATAACAACTTGAAAACGCAGGAAAGAGCTCTCGATATTGTTTCTGCACAAAGATCTGTTGGAAAAGCTACAGAATTGGCTGTACAGCAATTTAATGCGCAAAACAATAACATTCATGCCGAAGCCTCAGAACTGCATTTAAGCATTGATCAGACAGAGAAAGCTTTATTGACTCTTTTGGGGGAATATGGCGGAAAAATTGACCGAAGCAACGATTTCTTAGCTGGACATTTAGAAGTTTTAAACCAAAAAATAAGTGTAGATTCTATCATTCATAAAAGACCCGATGTATCTGAAGCTTACTTCGAATTATTAGCAAGTAACGCCGATGCTAAATCGGCTCGCGCTGCCTTTTTCCCAACAGTAAATCTAGGCGGTTATGCAGGATTCAACTCATTCTCATTCAACACTCTTTTTGACGCGGGTTCTTTTGCATGGCAGTTATTGGGCGGATTAACAGCTCCTGTTTTCAATAAAGGACAAATCAAACAGGAATTTTATGTTTCTAATAGAAGGCAGGAAATCTCATTCCTTCAATATCAAAACGCAGTGACGACAGCGTTCAACGAATTAAGTGCTTTACTGCACAGAAATGAAGCTTATGAAGATGTTTTAAAATATAAATTGAACGAAATTGATCATCTCGAAATTGCTGTAAATGTCTCAAACGACTTGTATTTGAGCGGTTATGCTAATTATCTGGAAATCATCAATGCGCAAAAAAATAAATTGCAAGCCGAATTGGATTTTGTTGATATCCAACTTCGAAATGCAAACTCTCAAGTATTGCTGTACAAAGCTTTAGGCGGAGGAATAAATTAG
- a CDS encoding efflux RND transporter permease subunit → MIELFIRRKILSLIISVMIVLLGLLALFQLPITQFPDIVPPSVTVTAKYTGANAEVSANAVALPLERAINGVPGMTYMSTVTSNDGLTLIQVFFEVGTDPDLAAVNVQNRVTTILDELPEEVIRAGVTTEKEVNSMLMYLNITSTDKTQDEQFIFNFTDINILQELKRIDGVGRAEIMGQKEYSMRVWLDPEKMLSYNISANEVINSLQKQNISAAPGKVGEGSGQMNNQLQYVIKYGGKFFEPKQYEEIPLRANPDGTILRLKDISKIEFGAMSYGMVSKTDGKPSASIMLKQRPGSNASEVIASVKEKMTELKGSSFPPGMEFNIAYDVSRFLDASIHEVLRTLVEAFILVAFVVFLFLQDWRSTLIPVLAVPVALIGSFTFMSMMGFSINLLTLFALVLSIGIVVDNAIVVVEAVHVKISEEHMSPMEATISAMKEITGAVIAITIVMAAVFIPVAFLSGPVGVFYRQFSLTMAISIVISGINALTLTPALCAIMLKAHDPNKEKKSLLDRFFHRFNHWFDNITSKYIKVLVKFADRNTVTVGLLVLFCVLTWGTTKFLASGFIPTEDQGMVYVSVTTPQGATVERTEKALDEVTKIAQGIKGVDNVTTLAGYSIVTEIAGASYGMGMINLKDWSERDISVTEFMAELTEKTKNITDAQIEIFAPPTVPGFGNTSGFELRLLDKSGGSITNTDKVTKEFIKELNASPEIQNSFSSFDATFPQYLIHIDYDLAAKKGISVDNAMSTLQTMLGSFYATNFIRFSQMYKVMVQASPQFRQNPESILDMYLKNDAGEMVPFSTFIKLERVYGPEVLTRYNMYMSAMINGEPAEGYSSGDAIAAVEKIAAEKLPSRFELEWSGMTREEILSGNQTIYIFALCILFVYLLLAAQYESLLLPFPVLLSLPVGVFGSYIALVMVGLDNNIYAQVALVMLIGLLAKNAILIVEFAMAQNKLGRDIVEAAIEGARLRFRPILMTSFAFISGLIPLCIASGAGAIGNRSIGTAAAGGMLIGTVFGLLIIPGLYILFAKLEKRMSKS, encoded by the coding sequence ATGATAGAGTTATTTATCAGGAGGAAAATATTGTCATTAATCATCTCGGTTATGATAGTCCTTCTGGGATTGCTGGCATTATTTCAGCTCCCTATTACCCAATTCCCAGACATTGTACCACCGTCTGTAACCGTTACAGCAAAATATACAGGAGCAAACGCAGAGGTTTCGGCCAATGCCGTCGCCCTTCCGTTAGAAAGAGCCATAAATGGTGTGCCTGGAATGACCTATATGTCAACAGTAACTTCCAACGATGGTTTGACTTTAATTCAGGTTTTCTTTGAAGTAGGAACCGATCCCGATCTGGCTGCCGTAAACGTGCAGAACAGGGTTACCACGATTCTGGATGAGCTCCCAGAAGAGGTAATTCGCGCCGGAGTTACAACCGAAAAAGAGGTGAACAGTATGTTGATGTACTTGAATATTACTAGTACCGACAAAACTCAAGATGAACAGTTTATCTTCAACTTTACCGATATTAATATCCTTCAGGAATTAAAACGTATTGATGGTGTCGGACGTGCCGAAATCATGGGTCAGAAAGAATATTCAATGCGTGTTTGGCTAGATCCAGAAAAGATGCTTTCGTACAATATATCGGCAAATGAGGTTATTAATTCCCTTCAAAAACAAAACATTTCTGCTGCACCTGGTAAAGTTGGTGAAGGTTCGGGACAAATGAACAATCAGCTGCAATATGTAATTAAGTATGGTGGAAAATTCTTCGAACCAAAACAATATGAGGAAATTCCGTTAAGAGCGAATCCAGATGGAACTATTTTAAGATTAAAAGACATTTCGAAAATCGAATTTGGTGCGATGAGTTACGGAATGGTTTCTAAAACCGATGGAAAACCTTCTGCATCAATCATGCTAAAACAACGTCCAGGTTCGAATGCTTCTGAAGTTATTGCTAGCGTAAAAGAAAAAATGACCGAATTAAAAGGTTCTTCTTTTCCTCCTGGAATGGAATTTAATATTGCCTACGACGTTTCCCGTTTCCTTGACGCTTCGATTCATGAAGTATTGAGAACACTGGTTGAAGCCTTTATTTTAGTAGCGTTCGTTGTTTTCCTTTTCCTTCAAGATTGGAGATCGACTTTGATTCCAGTATTGGCAGTTCCTGTAGCACTTATTGGTTCGTTTACCTTTATGTCGATGATGGGATTCTCGATTAACTTATTGACACTTTTCGCTTTAGTACTTTCCATCGGAATTGTGGTCGATAATGCGATTGTCGTAGTCGAAGCCGTTCACGTAAAAATCTCCGAAGAACATATGTCGCCAATGGAAGCTACCATTAGCGCCATGAAAGAAATTACAGGTGCCGTTATTGCAATTACAATTGTAATGGCCGCGGTATTTATTCCCGTTGCTTTCTTAAGCGGTCCTGTCGGGGTTTTCTACAGGCAGTTCTCATTGACAATGGCAATTAGTATCGTGATTTCGGGTATTAACGCCCTTACCCTTACTCCTGCCCTTTGTGCTATTATGCTTAAAGCGCACGATCCAAACAAAGAGAAAAAATCGCTTTTAGACCGTTTCTTCCATAGATTCAATCATTGGTTTGATAATATTACGTCAAAATACATCAAAGTATTAGTAAAATTTGCTGATCGTAATACCGTTACTGTTGGTTTATTGGTGCTGTTTTGCGTATTAACTTGGGGAACAACAAAATTCTTAGCCTCAGGATTTATCCCAACTGAAGATCAGGGAATGGTTTACGTAAGTGTTACAACACCACAAGGAGCAACCGTAGAACGTACCGAAAAAGCTTTGGATGAAGTGACTAAAATTGCTCAAGGAATTAAAGGTGTAGACAACGTAACGACTCTTGCAGGATACAGTATTGTAACTGAAATCGCTGGAGCTTCGTACGGTATGGGAATGATCAACTTAAAAGACTGGAGTGAACGTGATATTTCGGTAACCGAATTCATGGCGGAACTTACAGAAAAAACCAAAAACATTACTGATGCGCAAATCGAGATTTTTGCACCGCCAACCGTTCCTGGTTTTGGTAACACGAGTGGTTTTGAGCTTCGTTTGCTGGATAAATCTGGAGGAAGCATTACCAATACCGATAAAGTGACCAAAGAATTTATAAAAGAACTAAATGCTTCGCCAGAAATTCAGAACTCTTTCTCAAGTTTTGATGCCACTTTCCCGCAGTATTTAATTCATATTGATTACGATTTGGCGGCCAAAAAAGGAATTTCGGTTGATAATGCCATGAGCACTTTGCAAACCATGTTAGGTTCATTTTATGCAACCAATTTTATCCGTTTCTCTCAAATGTATAAAGTAATGGTTCAGGCAAGTCCGCAATTCCGTCAAAACCCAGAAAGCATTCTGGATATGTATTTGAAGAATGATGCAGGCGAAATGGTTCCGTTTTCTACTTTCATCAAATTAGAAAGAGTTTACGGTCCTGAGGTTTTAACGCGTTACAACATGTACATGTCGGCTATGATTAACGGTGAACCAGCCGAAGGTTATAGCTCTGGAGATGCTATTGCTGCTGTAGAAAAAATTGCGGCTGAAAAACTGCCAAGCCGTTTCGAATTGGAATGGTCTGGTATGACACGTGAAGAGATTCTTTCTGGTAACCAAACCATATACATTTTTGCGCTTTGTATACTTTTTGTATACTTATTGCTTGCCGCTCAATACGAAAGTTTATTGCTTCCGTTTCCAGTATTATTAAGTCTACCGGTTGGAGTTTTTGGTTCTTACATTGCGCTTGTAATGGTTGGACTCGATAATAACATTTACGCTCAAGTAGCACTCGTCATGCTGATTGGTCTGCTCGCCAAGAACGCCATTCTGATTGTAGAGTTTGCTATGGCACAAAATAAACTCGGACGCGATATTGTCGAAGCGGCAATTGAAGGAGCAAGACTTCGTTTCCGTCCTATTTTGATGACCTCTTTTGCTTTTATTTCAGGATTGATTCCGTTGTGTATCGCTTCTGGTGCGGGTGCAATTGGTAACCGTTCGATCGGTACGGCAGCTGCAGGTGGAATGTTAATCGGAACTGTGTTTGGTCTTTTAATCATTCCTGGACTTTACATACTGTTTGCAAAATTGGAAAAACGAATGAGTAAATCTTAA
- a CDS encoding efflux RND transporter periplasmic adaptor subunit codes for MMSIYKNPFLLCTLALFVLVSCGDKAKKDSNNIKTVPIYKVTLKDTIVSSKFVADVHAKNNVEIHVRIPGLLDKVYVSEGQKVKKGQILFKISDVELQIQLLKAEAVYKSAKADLRIATVELEQAQTLFNKKVIADKELELSKAKNDAASAKLAHAAAERKAINQQISFTTIRAPFDGTIDRIPFKEGSLVENGSLLTTVSQLDDVYAYFSIPENTYFQMMEDKTLNTQGDIKLVLPNGQVYDQKGELRTADGEIDRQTGSIQYKAKFHNPQGFIKHGTSGKLIISEPKTNAILIPQKAVFSIQDKQYVFRVNKDGVVKMTNVTIETTLDDVYILNEGLKSDDLIVQEGTQSLRDGDKINMKQM; via the coding sequence ATGATGAGCATTTATAAAAATCCATTCCTTTTATGCACCTTGGCTTTATTCGTTTTAGTCTCGTGCGGAGATAAAGCAAAAAAAGATTCAAACAACATAAAAACAGTTCCTATTTATAAGGTAACTCTTAAAGACACTATAGTTTCGAGCAAATTTGTTGCCGATGTACATGCTAAAAACAATGTAGAAATTCACGTGCGTATTCCAGGTCTATTAGACAAAGTTTACGTTAGCGAAGGACAAAAAGTAAAAAAAGGGCAAATCCTTTTTAAAATAAGCGATGTTGAACTTCAGATTCAACTTCTAAAAGCCGAAGCGGTTTACAAAAGCGCAAAAGCCGATTTAAGAATTGCAACGGTGGAATTGGAACAGGCGCAAACTCTTTTCAATAAAAAAGTAATTGCAGACAAAGAATTGGAATTATCTAAAGCAAAAAATGATGCCGCTTCCGCAAAATTGGCTCACGCAGCTGCAGAAAGAAAAGCAATCAACCAACAGATTAGCTTTACCACTATCCGCGCGCCATTTGACGGAACAATTGACCGTATTCCGTTCAAAGAAGGAAGCTTGGTAGAAAACGGTTCGTTATTGACCACGGTTTCTCAATTAGATGATGTTTATGCGTATTTCTCAATTCCAGAGAATACGTATTTCCAAATGATGGAAGACAAAACCTTAAACACTCAGGGCGATATCAAATTGGTATTGCCAAACGGACAAGTTTACGATCAAAAAGGAGAATTAAGAACTGCTGACGGAGAAATCGACAGACAAACTGGTTCTATTCAATACAAAGCAAAATTTCATAATCCGCAAGGATTTATCAAACACGGAACTTCTGGCAAACTCATTATTTCAGAGCCAAAAACCAATGCAATTTTAATTCCGCAGAAAGCTGTTTTTTCTATTCAGGACAAACAGTACGTTTTCCGCGTGAACAAAGATGGAGTAGTTAAAATGACAAATGTTACAATCGAAACCACTCTAGATGATGTGTACATCTTAAACGAAGGTCTAAAAAGCGATGACCTAATCGTGCAAGAAGGCACACAATCATTGAGAGACGGCGATAAAATCAACATGAAACAAATGTAG
- a CDS encoding tetratricopeptide repeat protein — MKYNYFLIAVFLLFVCCKEKNTEPKSVKVSASQGCYIPKTNDKDWYTQNKKAPKFKGLDGVNFKITTHNPEAQEYFNQGMMLAYGFNHAEAARSFYEASRLDPNCAMAYWGFAYVLGPNYNAGMEEDNFQRAYDAAQKAKKLSAKCSPKEIAMIDALLVRYAKNPPADRKPLDIAYSEAMKKVYAQFPSDPDIGALYAESQMNLHPWDLYEKGTGVPKKWTPEILAVLNELIKKNPKHPGAHHFLVHAVEASAHPENGLKSAKLLETLVPGSGHLVHMPSHIYIRTGDYHEGTLSNIEAVKIDSLYTTACHAQGAYPLAYYPHNYHFLVATAALEGNSKLAWESAQILQQHMSPKIMREAGWGTLQHYYSIPYYIAVKFSMWDKIVEIPQPEKDLVYPNAIWHYARGMAYLGKNDIANAEKQLASLNQLAKDKTLKEVTIWNINTTYDLVQIAANVLSAGVEAKKNNLDKAIVLLNKAIEIEDQLNYNEPPDWFFSVRHYLGTILLKAGKYAEAEKVYKQDLQTLPKNGFALIGLYNSLTLQKKEKEALKIKTSFNDAWQYADFEIKGSSSILE; from the coding sequence ATGAAATATAATTACTTCCTAATTGCGGTTTTTCTTCTTTTTGTTTGCTGTAAAGAAAAAAACACAGAACCCAAATCAGTTAAAGTCAGTGCTTCGCAAGGGTGCTATATTCCGAAAACGAACGATAAAGATTGGTACACCCAAAACAAAAAAGCACCAAAATTTAAAGGTCTTGATGGTGTAAATTTTAAAATTACAACCCATAATCCCGAAGCACAGGAATACTTCAATCAAGGAATGATGCTGGCTTACGGATTCAATCATGCCGAAGCAGCAAGATCATTTTATGAAGCTTCACGTTTAGATCCGAATTGTGCTATGGCGTATTGGGGTTTTGCGTATGTTTTAGGTCCGAATTATAATGCGGGAATGGAAGAAGATAATTTTCAGCGTGCTTATGATGCGGCTCAAAAAGCTAAAAAACTTTCTGCCAAGTGTTCTCCGAAAGAAATTGCTATGATTGATGCATTATTAGTGCGTTATGCTAAAAATCCTCCCGCAGACAGAAAACCGCTTGACATTGCGTATTCCGAAGCGATGAAAAAAGTATACGCTCAGTTTCCTTCAGATCCAGATATTGGCGCGCTTTACGCGGAATCGCAGATGAATCTTCATCCGTGGGATTTGTATGAAAAAGGTACTGGAGTACCTAAAAAATGGACTCCCGAAATACTAGCTGTTCTAAACGAATTAATTAAAAAAAATCCGAAACATCCAGGCGCACATCATTTTTTGGTTCATGCTGTAGAAGCTTCTGCTCATCCAGAAAACGGACTCAAAAGTGCTAAATTACTAGAAACTTTAGTTCCTGGTTCGGGACATTTAGTTCACATGCCATCTCATATTTACATTCGTACGGGAGATTATCATGAGGGCACACTTTCTAACATTGAAGCGGTTAAAATTGATAGTTTGTATACAACTGCCTGCCATGCACAAGGCGCTTATCCTCTAGCCTATTATCCGCACAATTATCATTTTTTGGTAGCTACAGCGGCTTTAGAAGGAAATTCAAAATTAGCTTGGGAATCGGCACAAATATTACAGCAGCATATGTCTCCTAAAATCATGCGTGAGGCTGGCTGGGGAACATTACAGCATTATTATAGCATTCCGTATTATATCGCTGTAAAATTCTCGATGTGGGATAAAATCGTGGAGATTCCACAACCTGAAAAAGATCTCGTATATCCAAATGCAATTTGGCATTATGCCAGAGGAATGGCATATCTCGGAAAAAATGACATTGCCAATGCCGAAAAACAGCTTGCTTCTCTAAACCAATTAGCCAAAGATAAAACCTTAAAAGAGGTTACAATTTGGAATATCAATACGACTTATGATCTTGTTCAGATTGCTGCTAATGTGCTTTCAGCAGGTGTTGAGGCCAAAAAGAATAATTTGGATAAAGCCATTGTTCTTTTAAACAAAGCAATAGAAATTGAAGATCAGTTAAATTACAACGAACCGCCAGACTGGTTTTTCTCCGTTAGACATTATTTAGGCACTATTTTACTGAAAGCTGGAAAATACGCCGAAGCTGAAAAAGTATACAAACAAGATTTACAAACACTCCCGAAAAACGGCTTTGCCCTAATCGGACTTTACAACTCTTTAACACTACAGAAAAAAGAAAAAGAGGCTTTAAAAATTAAAACCTCTTTTAATGATGCTTGGCAGTATGCTGATTTTGAGATTAAGGGTTCTTCTAGTATTTTGGAGTGA
- the pgl gene encoding 6-phosphogluconolactonase, protein MVQIYNNTDEINTKAADLFVESAQKAIAAKDQFTAVLTGGSSPAGIYKLLASDAYKNKIDWSKVYIFWGDERWVPLNDDLSNAKMSYSTLLSHVPIPQENIFEMYKDGVTPEAYAAKYEKSIRTLLGEEGKFDLILLGMGDDGHTASLFPGEAVLEEQTKWVDAYYLAPQKMYRITLTAPLINKAEKIVVVAFGEKKVHALKEVTTGEYNPTLYPMQLIKPVSGELLFLVDKVAAGTN, encoded by the coding sequence ATGGTACAGATATACAATAACACCGACGAAATTAATACTAAAGCAGCAGATCTTTTTGTAGAATCGGCTCAGAAGGCAATTGCTGCAAAAGACCAATTTACAGCTGTTCTTACAGGAGGTTCTTCTCCTGCTGGAATCTATAAATTATTGGCTTCTGATGCTTACAAAAATAAAATAGACTGGAGCAAAGTGTATATTTTTTGGGGTGACGAAAGATGGGTTCCGTTAAATGATGATTTGAGTAATGCTAAAATGTCTTATTCAACTTTATTAAGCCACGTTCCTATTCCGCAAGAAAACATTTTTGAAATGTACAAAGATGGTGTTACACCTGAGGCTTATGCAGCTAAATACGAAAAGTCTATCAGAACTCTTTTAGGTGAAGAAGGAAAATTTGATCTGATTCTTTTGGGCATGGGAGACGACGGACACACAGCTTCTCTTTTTCCAGGTGAAGCAGTTCTAGAAGAACAAACTAAATGGGTTGATGCTTATTATTTGGCTCCACAAAAAATGTATCGTATCACGCTTACAGCTCCATTAATCAATAAAGCAGAAAAAATTGTGGTTGTCGCTTTTGGAGAAAAGAAAGTTCACGCTTTGAAAGAAGTAACAACTGGCGAATACAATCCGACTTTATACCCAATGCAATTAATCAAACCCGTTTCGGGCGAATTATTGTTTTTGGTGGATAAAGTTGCTGCAGGAACAAACTAA
- the zwf gene encoding glucose-6-phosphate dehydrogenase, with translation MTKNKLKNPTIIVIFGGTGDLAKRKLFPAFQNLYLDGRMSEKFQIIALGRAEKTNEDFRAYVAENLNLFSRRKGINDPETEKFLSHITYHSLDIDKEESYIGLNEKINNFDLAFGERSNRLFYLSITPSFISTISSNIKKIGLAANAKQDRIIIEKPFGYDKASAIELNEMLSQTFKEEQIYRIDHYLGKETVQNILAFRFGNSMFEPLWSRNFIDFVQITVAEEVGVEERGGFYEGVGALKDMIQNHLFQILCMTAMEAPASLAADDIRNRKADVLKSIRRIKPEEVDHYIVRGQYDAGEINGKPVPGYRQDKGIAPDSNTETYVAMKIYLDNWRWQGIPFYLRSGKRMEEKQSSIIIQFKPVPHSSFSYGKEGMTPNRLIINIQPSMDIKLQFMTKKPGLSMSLRPAEMVFDYFECSTMSPEAYETLLADALAGDPTLFMRWDQVEEAWDAIETIQQVWKTTAPTNFPNYKAGSWGPEEADELLARQGHKWIPNTQNIKKEEEILDGTDIQ, from the coding sequence ATGACTAAAAATAAACTAAAGAATCCAACCATCATTGTTATTTTTGGAGGAACTGGGGATCTAGCAAAAAGAAAGCTCTTCCCCGCTTTTCAAAATCTGTACCTTGACGGACGCATGTCTGAAAAGTTTCAGATTATTGCTCTTGGAAGAGCTGAGAAAACCAATGAAGATTTTCGCGCTTATGTAGCAGAAAATCTAAATCTATTCTCAAGAAGAAAAGGCATTAATGATCCAGAAACAGAAAAGTTTCTTTCGCACATCACTTATCACAGTCTTGATATTGACAAGGAAGAATCGTATATCGGATTAAACGAGAAAATCAACAATTTTGATCTCGCTTTTGGCGAACGTTCAAACCGTCTTTTCTATCTTTCTATAACACCTTCTTTTATCTCGACCATTTCGAGCAATATCAAGAAAATTGGCCTTGCGGCGAATGCCAAACAGGATCGTATTATTATTGAAAAACCTTTTGGTTACGATAAAGCTTCTGCAATCGAGTTGAATGAAATGCTTTCGCAGACTTTCAAAGAAGAGCAGATTTATAGAATTGACCATTATTTAGGAAAAGAAACGGTTCAGAATATTTTGGCTTTCCGTTTTGGAAATTCAATGTTTGAGCCTTTATGGAGCCGTAATTTTATTGATTTCGTGCAGATTACCGTTGCAGAAGAAGTCGGCGTTGAAGAACGCGGCGGGTTCTATGAAGGTGTTGGTGCATTGAAAGACATGATTCAGAATCATTTGTTTCAGATTTTATGTATGACAGCTATGGAAGCGCCTGCTTCTTTGGCAGCAGACGACATTAGAAATCGTAAAGCAGATGTCTTGAAATCAATCCGCAGAATTAAACCGGAAGAAGTTGACCATTACATTGTAAGAGGTCAATACGACGCTGGAGAAATTAACGGAAAACCAGTTCCAGGTTACCGTCAGGATAAAGGAATTGCTCCAGATTCTAATACAGAAACGTATGTGGCAATGAAAATTTATCTGGACAACTGGAGATGGCAAGGAATTCCGTTCTATTTGCGTTCAGGAAAAAGAATGGAAGAAAAACAGTCTTCGATCATCATTCAGTTTAAACCAGTCCCGCATTCTTCATTTTCTTACGGAAAAGAAGGTATGACTCCTAACCGACTGATTATTAATATTCAGCCGTCTATGGACATCAAATTACAGTTTATGACTAAAAAACCAGGTTTGTCTATGTCTTTACGACCTGCTGAAATGGTTTTTGATTATTTTGAATGTTCTACGATGTCTCCAGAAGCTTACGAAACTTTGTTAGCCGATGCTTTGGCAGGAGATCCTACTCTATTTATGCGTTGGGATCAGGTGGAAGAAGCTTGGGATGCGATTGAAACGATTCAGCAAGTTTGGAAAACAACTGCTCCAACCAATTTCCCAAATTACAAAGCAGGAAGCTGGGGTCCAGAAGAAGCCGACGAATTATTGGCACGTCAAGGACACAAATGGATTCCGAATACACAAAACATTAAAAAAGAAGAAGAAATTCTAGATGGTACAGATATACAATAA